In one Saimiri boliviensis isolate mSaiBol1 chromosome 19, mSaiBol1.pri, whole genome shotgun sequence genomic region, the following are encoded:
- the S100A10 gene encoding protein S100-A10, with amino-acid sequence MPSQMEHAMETMMFTFHKFAGDKGYLTKEDLRVLMEKEFPGFLENQKDPLAVDKIMKDLDQCRDGKVGFQSFFSLIAGLTIACNDYFVVHMKQKGKK; translated from the exons ATGCCATCTCAAATGGAACATGCCATGGAAACCATGATGTTTACATTTCACAAATTTGCTGGGGATAAAGGCTACTTAACAAAGGAGGACCTGAGAGTACTCATGGAAAAGGAGTTCCCCGGATTTTTGGAA aatcaaaAAGACCCTCTGGCTGTGGACAAAATAATGAAGGACCTGGACCAGTGCAGAGATGGCAAAGTGGGCTTCCAGAGCTTCTTTTCCCTGATTGCAGGCCTCACCATTGCATGCAATGACTATTTTGTAGTACACATGAAGCAGAAGGGAAAGAAGTAG